The sequence below is a genomic window from Silene latifolia isolate original U9 population chromosome 7, ASM4854445v1, whole genome shotgun sequence.
ATGTTTCGTAGTAAAATGTTCTATTGATCAAACTATAAATGTGCAATAATTGATATTAGGGCAGGAAGATTACAACAGGTTAAGGCCATTAAGTTATAGGGCAGCTGATGTCTTTCTGTTGGCCTTTTCTCTTATCAGTAAAGCTAGTTATGAGAACGTCCATAAGAAGGTACGTAACTTGGAGTAACATTTTGTTATTTCATGGTAACTAATTCTAATTATCTCTTTATTTTAAAGTTCATTTTCGTTTCGTTTAACTTTAATACATTCCGTTCAATATATATGCCACTATCTTCAACCGGTttgttataacagaagcaagaaagaactgataaaaaacaataaagagacaaacgcacagatttacgtggttcactaacggtgtgttagctacgtccacagggcagaagggagagagttttattgatatgtaaAGAGTTTTGATTACATGATTCGACGGTATGATCGATAGGTAGAGgtttagagagtttatataatactctctaaacctaatacagaatgacctaataaaggcccaagacagacctagcccaataacagatacGGATACCGTTTAAGTTATTCGAAGCGGcggttaacagaatcaaggcacaaacccaacacgGTTAAATTAATTTAGCTTAATTCAGTTCAATTATTATACTCATTAATTATAAGAAAATAACAATAACGAACGAGTTATCATTATCATAtcgtcattattattattgttatgatTTTTTTATTTATCGAATGTTGTGAAATGAACAGTGGATCCCTGAGCTTAAACATTACGCTCCAAAAGTGCCAATTGTACTAGTAGGCACAAAATTAGGTAATGTTTACTTCACATACATTGCATCATGTTTTATTACATACGGAGTAAATTTTTGTTTAACACTgatatatttaaataataaaacggATCAAGTAAATTAATGAGACAACAAGCAAAATGTCGGGAAAATGGTGAACTTTTGTTATCATTCGTTTTAAGGGAAACCAACTGGTTTTATTATGTATCGGTCATCAATGTCATAATGAATCTAACAAATGACAAACAGATTTGAGAGAGGACAAACAGTTTTTGAAAGATCATTCTGAAGCAACGCCTATTACTACTTCTCAGGCAAGTTACTTTATTTTTCGGAATCAACGACATAAATAATTTTCCACTTGTGTAAATGGGAGTTACAAGGGCAAATTACGATGTTGACAGGATTTTGAGCATAGTCGTGAGTATTGTTCCTCATGACTTTGACAGTTAATCTAGCTAAAATAAAAATACATTTGAGTTTAAAAATGATTCGTACTTATGCGAGTATGATGATAATATTTTAAGACTATATCACAATGTATTATTAGacacattttttttgttttcctaaACAAAATTCTAGTGCATGTTATACGTATAAAATTTAATTCACTCGTTCGTGTAACAAATTAATATTCGAGTATTTTTAAGCAGGGTGAGGAGCTTAAGAAGATGATCGGAGCGGTTGTTTACGTTGAATGTAGTGCCAAAACGCAACAGGTACGTTATTGTTTTGTCACAATTAAACCTAAAACAAATTTTTAATGACCTCCAAGAATCAAGatcatttttactcaaaaaataaaattgatatcgAAGATCATACAAGCTAAAACGTTTATTATTACTCTTATTTTTGAGTAATTTCAAAGACATTATTAagtttaaatttaaaaaaaattatttgcaaAAAGTTTAATACATTTAAATATATGAATATTATCTTCATAAATCGAACGACAGACCTAATATACACAAATACTatcttacaaccagttgtatattagcattgtacaaccgcctcaaagttgttgagtttttttacacaaagttgtcgagctattttataagttattgagctaatttaaaaagttattgagtttaataattattcctcttaagctcaataactttgtattgtAACTCGACAATTTTGTTAGTAAAGCTCGACAACTTTATAACAAAACTCGACAACATTGAAAAAGTTGTACATAAACtacatacaaccagttgtataatctactaattgcCTAATATAGGTTTCAATTTTATTTTCACTTATTTAAAGTAATTAATTAATGATTCATATTCGCCGAACCCATATAAACTTTTACTCTGAAACGGCTTGAATCCTTCATCTTTGAAATTCATTTGACTAACGAAAAAAAGAGATTAATTAATCATAACTTATGAGTGACCGTCGCTTACAAGTtttattaatttttgtaatatgtTTGGTGCCTCACAAGTTTTTGTGATTCTTGAAATACGTTCCGCGGTTTCATAAAttatttaataaataatatttttttgtttttataaatacagaatgtgaAAGCTGTATTTGATGGTGCTATAAAAGTTGCATTGAGGCCGCCTAAATCGAAGAAGAAGCCACTCCGTCGAAAGTCAAAATTGCCATGCATTTTTCTTTAATCAAGATTGACAATGTCAAATAAAGATTAATGTTTGTAATTCATTTTATCATCACTATAAAAGCAAATGTTCTACTAGTATAGCAGGCAGCAACATTATCGTATACAACAATATAATATACTATACACTGTTGCGGATCGGAGTACTCTTTGCCTCCcgtcatttatttacctattttattttacGGCGTCTCAGTCAAGTGTTTACCTTTCTAAGAATGTCTTTAATGGGTAATTTGATCCCCCACGCTCAATTTGACATTCAATACATAATTAACCTCTTCTTATTTCCTTGGTCTTTATGACAAaaccaaagataaacaaatgatcggaATGAAAGAACTACGTGGCCAAGTATTCCTTATAACTTTAAATCTTTCCTTGTTAATTTAACTCAAGTAAAAATATTACATGAAAGTTTTGCACATACATTAACGAAAATAGATGCAAATACTCTCCCTAGTGCCAATTGAGTTTAAGGAAAATTACCTAATTAGGCACCTGAATCTGAATTTAGCTAAATCTAAAGCAACCTAAATTTAAAACTTTCATTAAATTTACGACGAAATCTCAACTCATCCCCTTACTATAAAAGCCAAAATATTTAAAGTGTGGCTATTAATCCTTGAAAActatccgtcactccaaaatgACGGATACgtaccgtcttcaatgagattttgtgaaactAGGGAGAGAAAAGGTTTTTAATTATACATTGATTTAATTAACCGCCtaccttttttttattatttgatagtatactagtttgaatgcccgtgcgttgcaacggggtaattaacttatttataatgcaaaaaaaaacatAAGGGTTTAAtttttacattctatgtctaatgatttgtttacatattattaaaatatctcttttaaaaaaaataaaagattaatatatacgtggattaactcttatttataatcatataatcaccctaccttatactaatctttcgatgtggtacaattctactatttataagtaatatattcaccaaacttggattatttttctgatgtgggacaattctactatttacaCGTAGTATATCATTAAACCCGCATTGTTTTtttaatgtgggacaaataacatactcagaattacaccatcttttttgcacttagttcgacattcaaccagatcccgaatactgaatacggttaattgttactc
It includes:
- the LOC141591343 gene encoding rac-like GTP-binding protein RAC9, giving the protein MSTARFIKCVTIGDGAVGKTCMLISYTSNTFPTDYVPTVFDNFSANVVVDGSTVNLGLWDTAGQEDYNRLRPLSYRAADVFLLAFSLISKASYENVHKKWIPELKHYAPKVPIVLVGTKLDLREDKQFLKDHSEATPITTSQGEELKKMIGAVVYVECSAKTQQNVKAVFDGAIKVALRPPKSKKKPLRRKSKLPCIFL